The following is a genomic window from Luteolibacter flavescens.
ATCACGCTTCGGCCCGCTTCCCCGTAAGGTTTATCGACATTTGGCCGTGGTGGTCGGCCGGGGTGAGGAGGCTTGGCACGGGTCGAGATATAGAGGGATGCATGAACTGCACTGCCCGCCCCGCGGTCGGCGCTGCTTCATCAAACCAACCAAACTCATTGACCAAATGAATACCCTGCAACTCAAAGGCAACTGGAACATCGCGAAGGGCAAGCTCAAGCAGAAGTGGGCAAACCTGACCGATGACGATCTCGAATACATCGAGGGCAAGGAGGACGAACTCCTCGGTCGCATCCAGAAGCGCACGGGCCAAACCCGCGAGGAGATCGAGAAGGCGATCAAGGATTGATGGATGAAGGGGAGATGCAGCCAGCCGCGAAGGCTGTCGCGATCTTCCCGATCCATCTAACAGATTTTTCCTGTGGTCTCTAAGTCTATATGAGGCTGCGGGGAATGCAGCGGTCGTTCCGGGGGAACCGGGACGGCCGCAGT
Proteins encoded in this region:
- a CDS encoding CsbD family protein produces the protein MNTLQLKGNWNIAKGKLKQKWANLTDDDLEYIEGKEDELLGRIQKRTGQTREEIEKAIKD